From the genome of Candidatus Cloacimonadota bacterium:
TGCTTGGATAATTCCTCAATTGTTCTGTTCTCATAACCATTTTTGGTTAATCCAAAAGAAGACAGAACTTCATCTATTTCCGGATCTACTATTTTTATTTCCTCATAAGTTAGCTTGCATAATTTATAAACAATCTGGTAAATTTTAGCTAATACTTAATTTCTATTTCCTTAAAAAAATCTAATAACCCTAAACATTTTTCCCCAAATTTCGCAGATATGGATGGAATTCTGTTTGGTATATTTTTCTCATCGGCAACAATGATTGCATCTTCACAAATACTAAGAGATATTACCCACGGATCAGCCCATCTTGGTTTTCTACTTTCGTTGATCCAATAATTGTTGTCGTATTGTTTTTCAATATCTTTGAGTTTTTGTCTTTGACAATTGTCAATATCTCTGAACATTTTCTTGTTTTTCTTGCACCATTCATAAATTTCATCCTGCCCAACTTTAATTTCTTCATAAACTTCTAAAGGAGAAATAAGCTCTTCATTTTGTATCATACTTTCTAATTTTTCCCAAATTGCGGGAAACACATCTCTCCGGTAGACATCTTTCTTCCAAGGTGGGATG
Proteins encoded in this window:
- a CDS encoding DUF4411 family protein, whose protein sequence is MPSQQYLFPKTVYCIDTSSLINLIPPWKKDVYRRDVFPAIWEKLESMIQNEELISPLEVYEEIKVGQDEIYEWCKKNKKMFRDIDNCQRQKLKDIEKQYDNNYWINESRKPRWADPWVISLSICEDAIIVADEKNIPNRIPSISAKFGEKCLGLLDFFKEIEIKY